A portion of the Candidatus Desulfatibia profunda genome contains these proteins:
- a CDS encoding PAS domain-containing protein, with translation MTHSNSQITEQNDLKLALENCERRYDELLKAVTDYTYTVTIENGVVTKTTHSQACPGVTGFSADEYDADPYLWLNMIHEEDRNSVLVQISDILAGQDSSVLEHRIYHKDGLIRWVQNTIVRRYDKQNQLIAYDGLIRDITARKKAETEKEELIIKLKQTLNEIKTLRGILPLCSFCKKIRDDKGYWEQVDIYIHKYSEANISHSICPECAKTHYPDLQIYGDE, from the coding sequence ATGACACACTCTAACAGTCAAATTACAGAGCAAAATGATCTTAAGCTTGCTTTGGAAAATTGTGAAAGGAGATATGACGAACTCCTTAAAGCTGTGACTGATTATACATACACTGTTACGATAGAGAACGGCGTTGTTACCAAGACAACACATAGCCAAGCATGCCCGGGGGTTACAGGATTTTCCGCTGACGAATATGACGCTGACCCCTATCTGTGGTTGAATATGATCCATGAGGAAGATCGGAACAGCGTTTTAGTACAAATTTCTGACATACTCGCTGGACAAGACTCTTCTGTTCTTGAACACAGAATCTACCATAAGGACGGCTTGATCAGATGGGTACAAAATACTATCGTTCGACGCTATGACAAGCAAAATCAACTGATTGCTTATGACGGGCTTATACGCGATATCACAGCCAGAAAGAAGGCCGAGACCGAAAAGGAAGAACTCATAATCAAACTTAAACAAACTTTAAATGAAATTAAAACCTTGAGAGGCATATTGCCGCTCTGCTCCTTCTGTAAAAAAATCCGTGATGACAAGGGCTATTGGGAACAGGTTGATATTTATATCCATAAGTATTCCGAAGCTAATATCAGCCACAGCATT
- a CDS encoding PAC2 family protein, which produces MTKLPELKAPLLIAGFDGWGNALGISKGMAAYLIAKFKAQAFADINPDVFYHYDVNRPEVDIVAGTLKRLTPPGSSFYAARNDSGTVDFVILEAGEPSLQWYRFADELFSLCRKLGVETVITLGSMYDNVVHTDRIISGIASNPEVFSRLKQQNIVPVSYQGPSAIHSTIQSEGVKRGFECISLWCHCPYYLQNTTHFGLLSHLGAVLSSLGNFELDTQDLDARWKALEDQIKTLIENSPELQSVINELRKAKVRGTWESVKAAAKGEKVINLQDFLPPR; this is translated from the coding sequence GTGACCAAATTGCCGGAACTGAAAGCACCCCTTTTGATCGCGGGGTTTGACGGCTGGGGAAATGCGCTGGGGATTTCCAAAGGCATGGCAGCCTACTTAATCGCTAAATTTAAAGCGCAAGCGTTTGCCGACATCAATCCGGATGTATTTTACCATTATGATGTCAACCGTCCCGAGGTGGATATCGTCGCCGGAACGCTGAAGCGCCTGACGCCGCCGGGCAGCTCCTTTTATGCCGCCCGCAACGACTCCGGCACCGTCGATTTTGTTATCCTGGAAGCCGGTGAGCCCAGCCTTCAGTGGTATCGTTTTGCCGATGAACTGTTTTCCCTTTGCCGCAAACTCGGCGTTGAAACCGTCATCACTCTGGGCAGCATGTATGACAACGTGGTGCATACGGACAGGATTATTTCAGGGATTGCCTCAAATCCGGAAGTCTTTTCCAGGCTGAAACAACAAAATATCGTTCCGGTTTCCTATCAGGGCCCCAGCGCCATTCATTCCACGATACAATCCGAAGGCGTCAAACGGGGTTTTGAATGCATCAGCCTTTGGTGCCATTGCCCGTATTACCTCCAGAATACCACCCATTTCGGGTTGCTGTCTCATTTGGGCGCGGTGCTGTCATCTCTAGGAAATTTTGAACTGGATACCCAAGACCTGGACGCACGCTGGAAAGCGCTTGAAGATCAAATCAAAACGCTGATCGAAAACAGCCCTGAACTCCAAAGCGTCATCAACGAACTCCGCAAGGCCAAAGTGCGCGGAACCTGGGAAAGCGTGAAGGCCGCCGCCAAGGGCGAAAAGGTCATCAATTTGCAGGACTTCCTGCCGCCCCGCTAG